A genomic segment from Halomonas sp. GD1P12 encodes:
- the rsmB gene encoding 16S rRNA (cytosine(967)-C(5))-methyltransferase RsmB — translation MSAKRPQEGSGQEVRAAAARALAPVLSEQGSLSGLDEHSVIARDRGLLKELCYGSCRRLPRLEAIAGKLLKQPFKKRDQDVNALLLIGIYQLLYMRIPAHAAVGETAGAARLLKKEWATRVLNGCLRRLQRESETLVAEVDRDESAALEHPAWLLNALKSAWPEQWRDVVAANNEPGPMTLRVNQRVNDREAYLARLMDQGLEAHLCLHAPDAITLETPCDVSQLPGFEQGHVSVQDEAAQLSAALLGPAIAPRPGAQVLDACAAPGGKTAHLLEQFDIALTALDSDNQRLARVDDTLGRLNLSANLIHADAAERDWWSGTLFDAILLDAPCSGTGVIRRHPDIKKLRRQSDIGQLARLQAAILDNLWGLLRPGGTLLYATCSVLPQENAKQIDAFVARTPDARVTTPTDVAWGTASGHGRQLFSQQNSHDGFFYARLEKQPA, via the coding sequence ATGAGCGCCAAACGCCCCCAGGAAGGCAGCGGCCAGGAAGTGCGCGCTGCCGCCGCTCGCGCCCTCGCCCCGGTTCTCAGCGAGCAGGGCTCGCTTTCCGGGCTCGACGAGCACAGCGTCATTGCCCGCGACCGCGGCCTGCTCAAGGAGCTTTGCTATGGTAGCTGCCGACGCCTGCCGCGGCTCGAGGCGATCGCCGGCAAACTGCTGAAGCAGCCGTTCAAGAAGCGCGACCAGGACGTCAACGCGCTGTTATTGATCGGCATCTACCAGCTTTTGTACATGCGCATTCCCGCCCACGCGGCGGTAGGAGAAACCGCGGGGGCGGCCAGACTTCTAAAAAAGGAGTGGGCCACGCGGGTATTGAACGGCTGCCTGCGCCGCCTGCAGCGCGAAAGCGAGACGCTCGTTGCCGAGGTCGACCGCGATGAGAGCGCAGCACTCGAGCACCCGGCCTGGCTTTTGAACGCGCTCAAGAGCGCCTGGCCCGAGCAGTGGCGCGACGTGGTCGCCGCCAACAACGAGCCGGGGCCGATGACGCTGCGGGTGAACCAGCGCGTCAACGACCGCGAAGCGTATCTGGCCAGGCTCATGGACCAGGGGCTCGAGGCGCATCTGTGCCTTCACGCGCCGGACGCCATCACGCTGGAAACGCCCTGCGACGTCTCGCAGCTCCCCGGCTTTGAGCAGGGCCATGTCAGCGTGCAGGACGAGGCGGCCCAGCTCAGCGCCGCGCTATTGGGCCCGGCGATCGCCCCGCGCCCCGGCGCCCAGGTGCTGGACGCCTGCGCCGCTCCCGGCGGCAAGACCGCCCACCTGCTCGAGCAGTTCGACATCGCGTTAACGGCGCTGGATAGCGACAACCAGCGCCTGGCGCGGGTCGACGATACGCTTGGCCGGCTCAACCTGAGCGCCAACCTGATTCATGCCGACGCCGCCGAGCGCGACTGGTGGAGCGGCACACTCTTCGATGCTATTTTACTCGATGCGCCGTGTTCGGGAACCGGCGTGATTCGCCGTCACCCGGACATCAAGAAGCTGCGCCGGCAAAGCGATATCGGCCAACTGGCCAGGCTTCAGGCGGCGATTCTGGACAATCTCTGGGGGCTTTTACGCCCGGGCGGCACGCTGTTGTACGCCACCTGCTCGGTGCTTCCCCAGGAGAACGCGAAACAGATCGACGCGTTCGTGGCGCGCACCCCGGACGCCCGCGTGACGACCCCGACAGACGTCGCCTGGGGCACGGCCAGCGGCCACGGTCGGCAGCTCTTTTCGCAACAAAACAGTCACGATGGCTTTTTTTATGCCAGGCTGGAAAAGCAACCGGCGTGA
- the fmt gene encoding methionyl-tRNA formyltransferase: MPSLRVVFAGTPEFAESHLAALLKSDHQVVGVYTQPDRPAGRGRKLTPSPVKRLALEHELPVYQPQSLKDPAAQAELAALDADIMVVVAYGLLLPQAVLDTPRLGCINVHASLLPRWRGAAPIQRAIEAGDAASGVTIMQMDAGLDTGDMLLELKTPITEQTTGGLLHDRLAEDGAKALIETLDALAEDGLTATPQPVEGVTYAAKLSKAEAELDFRQDASTLAQKIRAFNPWPVAWCALGDERLRLYMARAEARASESPSDLVEADRVAPGTLLAHGGDHLRISCGDDGREVLCVSHVQLPGGKLLPVSALLNAHPPRLAPGSRLGSPLIQQEESS; the protein is encoded by the coding sequence ATGCCCTCACTGCGCGTCGTCTTTGCAGGCACTCCGGAGTTCGCCGAATCCCACCTCGCCGCTTTACTAAAAAGCGACCACCAGGTGGTGGGCGTTTACACCCAGCCCGACCGCCCGGCCGGGCGCGGGCGAAAGCTCACCCCGAGCCCGGTCAAACGCCTGGCGCTCGAACATGAGCTGCCCGTGTACCAGCCGCAAAGCCTGAAGGACCCTGCCGCCCAGGCCGAGCTGGCCGCACTCGATGCCGACATCATGGTGGTGGTCGCCTACGGACTCTTGCTACCGCAAGCGGTGCTCGACACGCCGCGGCTGGGCTGTATCAACGTTCACGCCTCGCTCTTACCGCGCTGGCGCGGCGCCGCCCCGATTCAGCGGGCAATCGAAGCCGGCGACGCCGCATCCGGCGTCACCATCATGCAGATGGACGCCGGCCTCGATACCGGCGACATGCTGCTCGAGCTCAAAACGCCGATCACCGAGCAAACCACCGGCGGCCTGCTTCACGACCGGCTGGCCGAGGATGGCGCCAAAGCGCTGATCGAGACCCTCGACGCTCTGGCGGAAGACGGGCTGACCGCCACGCCTCAGCCGGTCGAAGGAGTGACCTACGCCGCCAAGCTGAGCAAGGCTGAGGCCGAGCTCGACTTTCGCCAGGATGCCTCTACGCTTGCGCAGAAGATTCGCGCCTTCAATCCCTGGCCGGTCGCCTGGTGCGCGCTTGGCGACGAGCGCCTGCGCCTTTATATGGCCCGCGCCGAAGCGCGCGCAAGCGAAAGCCCCTCTGATCTCGTCGAGGCGGATCGCGTCGCGCCGGGCACGCTGCTCGCCCACGGCGGTGATCACCTGCGCATTTCCTGCGGCGACGATGGGCGCGAGGTGCTGTGCGTCAGCCACGTTCAGCTTCCCGGCGGCAAGCTGCTGCCGGTCAGCGCGCTGCTCAACGCCCACCCCCCACGGCTTGCGCCCGGCAGCCGCCTGGGCTCACCCTTGATACAACAGGAAGAGAGTTCATGA